Proteins co-encoded in one Brassica rapa cultivar Chiifu-401-42 chromosome A02, CAAS_Brap_v3.01, whole genome shotgun sequence genomic window:
- the LOC103849110 gene encoding plastidial pyruvate kinase 2: MAQVVATRSIQGSMLSPNGGSVSTRSDKLLKPASFAVKVLGNESKKSGRVSVRGGRKVDTTVRSARVETEVIPVSPEDVPNREEQLERFLEMQKFSDTSVGMWSKPTVRRKTKIVCTVGPSTNTREMIWKLAEAGMNVARMNMSHGDHASHKKVIDLVKEYNAQSKDNTIAIMLDTKGPEVRSGDLPQPIMLDPGQEFTFTIERGVSTPSCVSVNYDDFVNDVEAGDMLLVDGGMMSFMVKSKTKETVICEVVDGGELKSRRHLNVRGKSATLPSITEKDWEDIKFGVENKVDFYAVSFVKDAQVVHELKNYLQGCGADIHVIVKIESADSIPNLHSIITASDGAMVARGDLGAELPIEEVPILQERIINLCRSMGKAVIVATNMLESMIVHPTPTRAEVSDIAIAVREGADAVMLSGETAHGKFPLKAAGVMHTVALRTEATITTSTEMPPNLGQAFKNHMSEMFAYHATMMSNTLGTSTVVFTRTGFMAILLSHYRPSGTIYAFTNEKKIQQRLALYQGVCPIYMEFSDDAEDTFTKALATLLKQGMVKKGEEIAIVQSGSQPIWRSQSTHNIQVRKV, from the exons ATGGCTCAGGTCGTTGCTACAAGGTCGATTCAAGGCTCGATGTTGAGTCCCAACGGTGGATCTGTTTCCACGAGATCCGACAAGCTTCTGAAGCCGGCGAGTTTCGCAGTGAAGGTTCTTGGCAACGAATCCAAGAAGAGCGGAAGAGTGTCCGTAAGAGGAGGAAGAAAGGTTGATACCACTGTGAGATCCGCTCGTGTGGAGACCGAAGTCATTCCAGTGTCTCCCGAGGATGTTCCAAAC AGAGAGGAGCAATTGGAGAGGTTTTTGGAAATGCAGAAGTTTAGTGACACATCGGTAGGGATGTGGTCGAAACCGACAGTGAGGAGGAAGACTAAGATTGTGTGCACCGTTGGTCCTTCTACCAACACACGAGAGATGATATGGAAACTGGCTGAAGCTGGGATGAATGTTGCAAGGATGAACATGTCTCATGGGGATCATGCTTCTCATAAGAAGGTTATTGATTTGGTCAAAGAGTACAATGCGCAATCTAAGGACAACACCATTGCCATCATGCTTGATACcaag GGTCCAGAAGTTAGGAGTGGAGATTTACCCCAGCCGATTATGTTAGACCCTGGTCAAGAGTTTACTTTTACAATTGAGAGAGGAGTCAGCACCCCAAGCTGTGTAAGTGTTAACTATGATGATTTTGTCAACGATGTGGAGGCCGGAGACATGCTCCTTGTTGATG GTGGTATGATGTCGTTTATGGTGAAGTCTAAGACTAAAGAGACTGTCATATGTGAGGTTGTTGATGGTGGAGAGCTTAAGTCAAGGAGACACTTGAATGTCCGAGGGAAAAGTGCAACATTACCTTCAATCACTG aGAAGGATTGGGAGGATATTAAGTTCGGAGTGGAGAACAAAGTTGACTTCTATGCGGTTTCTTTTGTCAAAGATGCACAAGTAGTGCATGAACTGAAGAATTACCTTCAAGGTTGTGGTGCCGATATTCACGTGATAGTAAAAATTGAAAGCGCAGACTCCATACCCAACTTGCATTCCATTATCACCGCATCAGATGGG GCAATGGTTGCAAGAGGTGATCTTGGTGCTGAGCTTCCTATTGAGGAAGTACCCATTCTTCAG GAGAGGATCATTAACCTATGCCGTAGCATGGGAAAAGCTGTTATTGTTGCAACTAACATGCTTGAGAGTATGATAGTTCATCCGACTCCAACCCGAGCGGAGGTTTCTGACATTGCTATAGCTGTTAGAGAAGGTGCTGATGCAGTAATGCTTTCAGGAGAAACTGCTCACGGAAA GTTCCCACTGAAAGCTGCTGGAGTGATGCATACAGTCGCACTTCGAACAGAAGCAACCATTACTACTAGTACTGAAATGCCACCTAATCTTGGTCAAGCCTTCAAG AACCATATGAGTGAGATGTTTGCATACCATGCAACCATGATGTCAAACACGCTTGGAACTTCAACTGTTGTCTTCACCAGAACTGGTTTCATGGCCATACTCTTAAGTCACTATCGCCCTTCTGGCACCATCTATGCCTTCACAAATGA GAAAAAAATACAGCAAAGATTAGCCTTGTATCAAGGTGTGTGCCCCATATATATGGAGTTCTCAGATGATGCAGAGGACACTTTCACTAAAGCTTTGGCTACACTACTG AAACAAGGAATGGTGAAGAAGGGAGAAGAAATAGCGATTGTACAGAGTGGGTCACAACCAATCTGGCGGTCTCAATCGACTCATAACATCCAAGTCCGCAAGGTGTAA